The genomic region CGCGTAGACGAGGCGGGGATTGACGGCATGGACCGCATCGGGGCCGAGACCCATCTTTTCCATGACGCCGGGGCGGAAGCCCTCGATCAGGACGTCGGCGGCCGCAACAAGCGGGCGGATGGCGGCGCGCGCCGCCTCGTCCTTGAGGTCCATCTTCAGCACGGCCTCGCGTCCTCTGAGCAGCGGGTCGCGGGCGGGATCCAGCGCCAGCGCGCCGCCGCCCGGGCGCGCGATGCGGATCACGCGCGCGCCCATCTGCGCCAGCCACATCACCGCAAAGGGCGCCGGGCCGATGCCGGCGAATTCCAGAACCTTGAGGCCCTCGAGCGGCCGCAGCGCCGTCCCGCTCACGTCTCGTCCTCCCGTGCCTGCCGCATGCCGAGTTCCGTTCCTGCCACAGCCGGCGGCGCGGGAAAACGGCCGCCGGCTTACGGTATCGGCGGCGGACGGGCGCGGCTCGAGACTCCGGCGCGGGCGGGTCTGCATTTTCATGATTGACATGGAGCACTTTGCCGTATAGAGTACTTGGGCATGGTCACCGAAACGGTGTTCCGCCGACGGCATGAGACCGTGCGGCCCGAGATCCGACAGCGCAAAGGAGGATTCCGCCATGACCGATCCGAAAGCGACCGCGATGACGCCGGGGCGGCCCGAGGGCGAGGCGGCGGGGGATCCGGCGGCGGTGCTCGCCGAGATCACCCGCATCGAGGAGCTGAGCCGGCGCCTGCACGGCTATGCGGAAGGCGCGCCCCACATGCTGCTGTGGGGCGCGATCTGGGTCGTCGCCAATCTGAGCGACCAGTTCCTGCCGGCGCTCGGCGGGCTCGCCTGGCCCGTGCTGGTGCTCGCCGGCACCCTCGGCTCGACGGTGCTCGGCGCGCGCCGCAGCGGCCGGGCGAAGGCGGCGGCCGCGGCACGCTGGCTCGCAAGCGCCGTGGCGGTGGCCGCTGGCCTTTCTCTCATCATGACCATTCTGCCGCCCGACGATCCCGCCCAGGTCAATGCCGCCATCTCGCTCGCCGTGGCGACGGCCTATGCGCTGCTCGGGATCTGGCGCGGACCGGTGTTCCTGCTGCTCGGCATCGTCATCGCTGCTGCCGTGATGGCGGGCTGGTTCCTCGCGCGGGAAGTCTTCCCGCTCGTCATGGCGCTCGTCGGAGGCGGCGCGCTCATCCTGGGGGGCTGGCTGCTGATGCGGGAGGACCGGGCATGACAACCGAGATCGACGAGGTCATCCACCAGCCGCTGCGGCTGAAGGTCATGGCGGCGCTCGCGGCGCTGCCGGAGGGCGAGATGATCCCCTTCGTGCGGCTGAAGAACTTGACCGGTGCGACCGACGGCAATCTCTCGCACCAGCTCAAGGTGCTCGCGGATGCCGGCCATGTCGCGATCGTGAAGGACTTTCACCGCAACCGGCCGCGCACCCGCGTCCGCCTCACCTCCCGGGGGCGCCGAGCGTTCGCCGATTACGTGGACAACCTCAAGGCGCTTCTGGAGGGCGCCGACGGCGCGAACGGGAGCTGAAGGATCACCCCCGCCCGGGCCGGGCCGGAGGAGGACGGGGGGACCGAGGCGCCGGCCCGGCCGGCGGGTAACGGGAAGGGGAACGCGGGCGAACGACGAGGATGGAGGGGCGGCGGGTGACGAAGAAAGAACATCGACGGGTGACGCCCTCGTTTTTCGTCATTCGCCGCGAAAGCGGCGAATCCGGCAGGCGGGGACGACGATCTCGGTGCTTGCGGCTGTCCCCGCTTCCCGCTGGATCCGCCGATCAAGTCGGCGGATGACGAGGTGAGGGTCTGGACCCGCCGGTCAAGCCGGCGGGTGACGTTCCCGCCTTCGCGTCGTTCGCCGGCTTGACCGGCGAACCCATGAAACGGTGACGGCAGTCCCGGCGCCGGTGCTTGGGTCCCCTTTCGGCTGGACCCGCCGGTCAAGCCGGCGGGTGACGAACGAATGGAGAAGGACCCGCCGATCAGGCCGGCTGTTGACGCGGAAGAAGGAGCTCCCGGCGGGTGACCCTCTCCCAACACGCGTCGTTCGCCGGCTTGACCGGCGAACCCATGAAACGGTGACGGCAGTCCCGGCGCCGGTGCTTGGGTCCCCTTTCGGCTGGACCCGCCGGTCAAGCCGGCGGGTGACGAAAGAAGGGGGAAGGACCCGCCGGTCGAGCCGGCGGCTGGCGCGGGAGAAAGAGGGCCGGCGGGTGACGCGGGAAGGACGGGGGGCGGCAGTCGAGCCGGCGGGTGGCGCGCGCCATTCCGGTCGCCGATACTCGTGGCCGATCACCGAAAGCCGACAACCGACAACCGATCAGCGACGACCGATCACCGACGCGTTCGCAGGATACCGGCTCTTCAGCAGCGCCTCGAGACAACCGCCAACCGATCACCGACAATCCGCAGCCGACGACCGATCACCGACGACCAATGACCGGTGACCGGTGACCGCGCGGCCGTCATCCGCCGGTGAGGTACCGGGCCGCCTCGTCCTTCTCGAAGAGGTGAAGGAGGATCCGCAGCGCCGGTCCGCGCGGGCCGACGAGGTCCGGGTCCTGCTCCATCACGAGACGCGCGTCGCGATGGGCCAGCGCCAGCAGATCGGCATGGGCGGCGAGATCCGCCAGCCGGTAGTCCGGCAGGCCGGTCTGACGCGTGCCGAGCAGCTCGCCGCCGCCGCGCAGCTTCAGATCCGCCTCCGCTATCGCGAACCCGTCGTCGGTGCGGCGCAGCACGTCAAGGCGTTCGCGCTGGGTGGCGCTCAGATCCTCGCCTCTGAGCAGCAGGCAGCGCGGCCGGCCGCCGCCGCGGCCGACCCGCCCGCGCAGCTGGTGAAGCTGGGCGAGCCCGAAGCGCTCGGCATGCTCGATGACGATGATGTTGGCCTCCGGCACGTCGACACCGACCTCGACCACCGTGGTCGCAACGAGCAGCCGGCAGCGGCCGTCGGCGAATGCGGCCATCGCGGCGTCCTTCTCGGCCCCCTTCATGCGCCCGTGGAGCAGGCCGACCGCGTCTCCGAGCCGGGCCCTCAGCATCGCAAACCGCGCCTCCGCGGCCGCCAGATCGCTCGCCTCCGATTCCGCAACCAGCGGGCAGATCCAGTAGGCTCGTGCGCCGGCGGCCAGCGCGCGCGCGAGGGCCGCAACCACCTCCTCCAGCCGGGCGAGCGAGACGACGCGGGTGTCCACCGGCTGCCGCCCGGGCGGTTTTTCGATGATGCGGCTTGCGTCCATGTCGCCGAAGGCGGCGAGCATCAGGGTGCGCGGGATGGGGGTGGCCGTCATCACCAGCATGTCGGGCCGGTGCCGGCCCTTCTGCGCGAGCTTCAGCCGCTGGGCGACGCCGAAGCGGTGCTGCTCGTCGATGATGACGAGCCCGAGATCGCGGAACCGCACCGGATCCTCGATCAGCGCATGGGTGCCGATGACGAGATCGATCCCGCCGGCCGCGAGCGCCGTCAGAATCCGCCGCCGCTCGGTCCCCTTCTGGCGGCCCGTGAGCAGGGCGGTGCGGATGCCGTGGGACCCGAGCAGGCGCTCGGCGGTGGCCATGTGCTGGCGCGCAAGAATCTCGGTCGGCGCCATCAGCGCGGCCTGGGCGCCGGCCTCGATGACGTCCGCGGCGGCGAGCAGCGCGACGATCGTCTTTCCGGAGCCGACATCGCCCTGCAGCAGCCGCAGCATCGCCGTCTCGCGGGCCAGATCCGCCTCGATCTCGCCCAGCGCCCGGCGCTGGTCGCCGGTGAGCGGGAAGGGCAGCGTCGCGACGATCCGCTCGCGCAGGCTGCCGGTGAAGCGGCGGGCGAGCCCCGCCTCGTGCCGGAACTG from Rhodothalassiaceae bacterium harbors:
- a CDS encoding ATP-dependent DNA helicase RecG, yielding MRPPVLYPLFAELASLPGIGRQRARLFARLGIARVRDILFHLPKDVVDRRLRAGPLAAHLGEEGAFLLEVLRHEPAPRGTRRPWRVVARSAEGERVDIVFFHAEKAQVQSRLPEGARRIVCGRLEQFGGRLQIVHPEQVLAPERADGLAPFAPVYGATEGLGQLVLREAAGAALSRVPQLPEWIRPEVLAREGWPSFAAALTAVHAPAGRDALLPAHPARRRLAYDELLADQLALALTRRQFRHEAGLARRFTGSLRERIVATLPFPLTGDQRRALGEIEADLARETAMLRLLQGDVGSGKTIVALLAAADVIEAGAQAALMAPTEILARQHMATAERLLGSHGIRTALLTGRQKGTERRRILTALAAGGIDLVIGTHALIEDPVRFRDLGLVIIDEQHRFGVAQRLKLAQKGRHRPDMLVMTATPIPRTLMLAAFGDMDASRIIEKPPGRQPVDTRVVSLARLEEVVAALARALAAGARAYWICPLVAESEASDLAAAEARFAMLRARLGDAVGLLHGRMKGAEKDAAMAAFADGRCRLLVATTVVEVGVDVPEANIIVIEHAERFGLAQLHQLRGRVGRGGGRPRCLLLRGEDLSATQRERLDVLRRTDDGFAIAEADLKLRGGGELLGTRQTGLPDYRLADLAAHADLLALAHRDARLVMEQDPDLVGPRGPALRILLHLFEKDEAARYLTGG
- a CDS encoding transcriptional regulator, yielding MTTEIDEVIHQPLRLKVMAALAALPEGEMIPFVRLKNLTGATDGNLSHQLKVLADAGHVAIVKDFHRNRPRTRVRLTSRGRRAFADYVDNLKALLEGADGANGS